The segment GCGAAGGAGCTGTTCGACCGCGCGCTGGCCGCTGCCTGGGACGAAGTGAACGGCGGCATCTGCTACGGCTTCGCGCCGGACGGCAGCGTCTGCGACGGCGAGAAGTACTTCTGGGTGCAGGCCGAGTCGCTGGCCGCTGCCGCGCTGCTCGAGGACCGCACCGGCGACGCCGGCTACCGCGAGGTCTACGAGAAGATCTGGCGCTACAGCTGGCAGCACATGATCGACCACGCCTACGGCGCCTGGTACCGGATCCTCACCCAGGACAACCGCAAGATCGACGACGAGAAGAGCCCGGCCGGCAAGACCGACTACCACACCATGGGCGCGTGCCACGAAGTGCTGGCGCTGCTGACCGGCTGATCGATTGAAACCCGGCGACCGGCTTCCGTCGGTCGCCACTCCCCCGCGCGGGCCGGGCAGGAACCGGTCCGCATCCGCAGTCTGTCCCGCGTGGCATCGCAGGAGCGGTCCGCGTCGGACTCTCACGACCGGAGTCTGCATGTCGCGCGTCCCTGCTCCCCGCCTGTCCGTCCTCGTCCCCCTGCTGCTGGCGGCCTCGTCCGCACTGGCCGGCACGGCCCTGCCTTCGCCCGCCGGGGCGGTCAATCCGCTGATCGGCAGCAGCCACGGCGGCAACACCTTCCCCGGCGCCATGCGGCCGTTCGGCATGCTGCAGTGGAGCCCGGAAACCACCCGCGGCAAGCACAACCGCACCACCGCGCCGGGCGGCTATGCCTACGACCATCCCCGCATCCGCGGCTTCGCGCTGACCCATCTGTCCGGCACCGGCTGCGCCGGCGCCAGCGGTGATATCCCGTTCATGCCGATCACCACGGCAGTGACCCGCTCGCCGTCCGCCGACGCCACCGACAGCCGCTACGCCAGCGACTTCAGCCACACCGACGAGACCGCCGAGGCCGGCTATTACCGGGTGAAGCTGGCCAATGGCAGCACGGTGGCGCTCACCGCCGCGATGCGCAGCGGCATGGCCGACATCGACTTCCCGGCCGGCAGGCCCGCCCACCTGCTGATCCGCGCCTCCGACTCCGAAGTCGGCTCCAGCGACGCACACGTCGCCGTCGACCCGGCCACCCGCACGGTGACCGGCTCGGTTACCAGCGGCAACTTCTGCGGCTACCTCGCCAGGGCCGACCGCAAGAGCTACTACACGCTGTACTTCGTCGCCAAGTTCGACCAGCCGTTCAGCGCCGGCGGCACCTGGGTGGACGGCACCGTGCACAAAGGTGCGCGCGCCGCCCGCGGCGGCACCACCTATGGCAGGAAGGGCTTCTTCCCCGACGGCAAGGGCTCGGGCGCGTGGATCGACTTCGGCGACAGGGGCGCCAGAGTCGGCGTGCGCGTGGGCATTTCCTACGTCAGCCTGGCCAATGCCCGCGCCAACCTGAAGGCGGAGATCCCGAAGGGCACCCCCTTCGCCACCGTCCGCGAGGAGGCCACCCGGTCCTGGAACGAGGATCTCGGCCGCATCGCCATCGACGGCGGCACGCCGGACCAGCGCACCACGTTCTACACCGCGCTGTACCACGTGATGATGCACCCCAACGTCTACAGCGACGTCAACGGCCAGTACCGCGGCTTCGACCAGAAGACGCACTCGGTGACCGGCACGCAGGAGATGCAGTACGCCAACTTCTCCGGCTGGGACATCTACCGCTCGCACCTGCAGCTGGTGACCTGGCTGGACCCGAAGCGCGGCAGCGACATCGCGCAGTCGCTGTACAACCAGGCGAAGCAGAACCACGGCGAGTGGGACCGCTGGACGCACAACTCCGGCGGCACCCACGTGATGAGCGGCGACCCCGCGGTGCCGGCGCTGGCCGACATCGTCGCCTTCGGCGGCCACGACTTCGATCTCGCCGGCGCCTACGCGTCGCTGAAGAAGGCCGCCACCGTGGTCACCGCCCACGACCTCTCCGACGCCGGCTGCAACGTCGAGTGCGTGGGCGAGCGCCCCTCGCTCGACCAGTGGCTGAAGCTGCACTACATCGCCAGCCAGTCGCACGCCTGGGGCGGCGCCGGTGAGACGCTGGAAGAAACCACCGCCGACTTCGCGCTGTCCGAGCTGGCCCGCCGGGTCGGCGATGAAAAGGGCCGTGCACAGTTCCTCACCCGTGCCGGCTACTGGCGCAACCTGTTCAACCCGAACGCGACGCCGGAAGGCGGCTACATCCAGAACCGCAACGCCGACGGCAGCTGGCCGAAGTTCACTCCGGACACCGACGACGGCTTCGTCGAAGGCAGCGCCTCGGTCTACCTGTGGATGGTGCCGTACGACATCCATGGCCTGTTCGACACGCTCGGCGGCAAGGCCACCGCAACCCGGCGGCTGGACGCCTTCTTCCACACGCCCGACGGCAAGTGGGCACTGACCCACACCGGTCCGCTGCACGCCGAGCTCGACAACGAGCCCTCGGTCGCCACGCCCTGGCTGTACGACTACACCGGCCAGCCATGGAAGACGCAGGAAGCGGTGCGCATCGTCACCGACACGATCTGGAAGAACACGCCGGACGGCATCCCCGGCAACGACGACCTCGGCGAGATGTCGTCCTGGTACGTATGGGCCGCGCTCGGCATGTACCCGGAGATTCCCGGCCGCGCCGAGCTGGTGCTGGGCAGCCCGCTGTTCCCGCATGCGGTGATCCACGGCAGCGGCGGCGACGTGACCATCGACGCCCCGGGCGCCTCGGTCGACACGCCATTCGTACAGTCGCTCACCGTGGACGGCCAACCGCACGACAAGCCGTGGCTGAGCGCTGCGCTGGTCGAGCACGGCGGCACGCTGCACTACGTGCTCGGCAGCCAGGCCGACACGCGCTGGGGCGCAGGCAATGCAGGCGAGCCACCGTCGTTCCCGCCGCCGCATAGCTGACACGACAGTGATCGCGTAAGGTGGAAGAACGGCTGCGGCAACGCGCCGTTCCTCCGCAACTTCTTGCCAACCCAGGGGAACCCCATCCCATGCGTATCCCATCGATGCGGCACGCCGCCGCCCTGGCGATGCTGTTCGGCGCGGCACTGCCGCTGCATGCCGCCAATACCACGTCCGGCTCGTTCAACCCGCTGGAAACCTTCGCCCCGTTCGCCTACCCGCACGCCTCCAACGCGATGCGCGACGCCGCCGGCAAACCCGGCCCGCTGTTCTGGCAGAACCGTGCCGACTACACCATCCAGGCCTCGCTCGATCCGGTCGCGCGCAAGCTCACCGGCAGCGAGACGATCACCTACAGCAACCACAGCCCCGACGCACTCGACGTGATCTGGCTGCAGGTGGAGCAGAACCGCTACACGAAGGACGCCCGCGGCGCCTTCGGTGGCGGCAAGTTCCCGACCGAGTTCACCGACGGCGAGCACATCCGCTCGGTGGAAGTGGAAGACGCATCCGGCCACAAACAGAAGGCCAAATGGGTGATCAGCGACACCCGCATGCAGGTGATCCTGCCCGCGCCGCTGAAGGCGCGCGACGGCAAACTCAAGCTGCACATCGCCTGGGATTACACCGTGCCCGGCGAATTCGGCGGCCGCACCGACTGGAACGCCAACAGGCAGGGCGACATCTTCGAGATGGCGCAGTGGTACCCGCGCGTATGCGTCTACGACGACCTGCGCGGCTGGGATACCCAGCCCTTCCTCAACAGCGAGTTCTACCTCGAGTATGGCAACTTCGATTACCGCATCACCGTGCCGTCGGACATGATCGTGGTCGGTTCGGGCGAACTGCTCAACCCGCAGGACGTGCTGACGACGACCGAGATCAAGCGACTGGACCAGGCCCGCCACAGCGACGCCACGGTGATGATCCGCACCGCGGCGGAGGTCACCGACCCGGCCTCGCGGCCAAAGCAGGGCGGCACGCTGACCTGGCACTTCGCGATCAGGAATGCGCGCGACGCGGTGTTCGGCGCCTCCAGGGCGTACATCTGGGATGCCGCGCGCATCAACCTGCCCGGCGGCAAGACCGCCCTGGCGATGTCCGCATATCCGGTGGAAAGCGCCGGCGACCAGGCCTGGGGCGTGGCCACCCAGGACCTGAAGAAGTCGGTGGAGTTCTTCTCCAGGACCTACTTCCCGTACCCGTATCCGGTCGCCATCAACGAGGCCGGAACCGCCGGTGGCATGGAGTACCCGGGCATTACCTTCGACCACAAGAAGGCCGCCGGCCCCGTCCTGCGCATGCTGATCGCCCACGAGATCGGCCACACCTGGTTCCCGATGATCGTGGGCAGCAACGAACGCCGTGACGCGTGGATGGACGAAGGCTTCAACACCTTCGTCGACGTCTACGAAGCCGAGGCCTTCGACGGCGGCAAGTACGCGCCCAAGCGCGACAGCGAGTACGCACCCGGCAAGGGCACCCCGGCCGACCAGATCGCCGCGCTGCTGAAGGACCCGGACGCCCCGCCGCCGATGACCTATGCCGACGCAGTGAAGGAGAAGTACCGCCACCCGATCACCTACTTCAAGACCGCCTTCGGCCTGGTGCTGCTGCGCGAGCAGATCGTCGGCCCGGAGCGCTTCGACCCGGCGTTCCGCCGCTACATCGCCACCTGGGCCTACCGGCACCCGAGCCCGTCGGACTTTTTCCGCTTCATGGACAGCGAAACCGGCGAGGACCTCAACTGGTTCTGGCGCGGCTGGTTCGAACACAACTGGCAGTTCGACATGAGCGTGGACAAGGCCGCGCCGGCCGCTGGCGGCTGGAAGAACGGCGCGGACATCACCGTGTCCAACCACGACAAGCTGGTGCTGCCGAACACCCTGGAGCTCACCTACGCCGACGGCAGCAAGCGCGACGTGCGGATTCCGGTGGAAACCTGGATGCAGCACACCAGCTACGTCGTGCACGTGGATAGCACCCAGCCGGTGACCTCGGTCGTGCTCGACCCGAAGCACGATCTGCCGGATGCCGATCGCGGCAATGACACGATCACGGTGAAGTAGGTCCGCGACCCGGCGGGCATGTTCGAAAGCCCGCCGCCCTGGCGGGCTTTCGTCTTTTGGGGGAAGCGCGCAGTGCCCGCACGCGCAGATACGGGTGACCGGCGGGCGTCGCGGCACAAGGCGGTGGATGACCGGCTTCCGCCGTTGAAGAACGCCTGCGGCTTTCGCCGGGATGACTGCTTTGGAGCGCGTCAACTATTGCGTTACATGTTTGGATGCGACAAAGCCTAACGAAGCCATGTGATCACTTCGCCCTCAAGCTGCACGACCGTCATCCCGGCGAAAGCCGGGATCCAGCGTCTTGGGCATGCGAGGCGCGCTCGACACCGGACTCACCATGACAGCCTATCCACCCATCCGCGTCGGCCTGATCGGCTACGGCTACGCCGGCAAGACCTTCCACGCGCCGCTGATATCCGCCACACCCGGCATGGAGCTGGTCGCCGTCGCCTCGCGCGACGCGGCCAAGGTGCATGCCGACCTGCCCGGGATGCGCGTGTTGCCCACACCCGACGCGCTGATCGCCGACGACGGCATCGACCTGGTGGTGATCGCCACGCCCAACGACACCCATGCACCGCTGGCCAGCGCGGCGCTGCGCGCCGGCAGGCACGTGATGATCGACAAGCCGATGGCGCTGGACCTGGCCGAGGCGCGTGCGCTGGTCGCGCTGGCCGACGCCTCGCCCGGCCAGCTCTCGGTGTTCCACAACCGTCGCTGGGATAGCGACTACCTCTCGGTGAAACAGGCCATCGACGAGGGCGCGATCGGCGAGGTGGTGCACTTCGAGTCGCACATCGACCGTTACCGCCCCACCGTGCGCGACCGCTGGCGCGAGTCCGCCGGCCCCGGCGCCGGCATCTGGTACGACCTCGGCCCCCACCTGGTCGACCAGGCGTTGCAGCTGTTCGGTCTGCCCGCGCGCGTGCACGCCGCTCTGGCGATCCAGCGCGCCGGCGGCCTGAGCGACGACTGGGCACACGTGCGGCTGGACTACGGCGTGCGGCAGGTGATCGTGCACGCCAGCATGCTGGTCGCCGGTGGCGCGCGGCGCTTCGTCGTCCACGGCACCCGCGGCAGCCTGGTCAAGACCGGCGCCGACCGCCAGGAAGCGCAGATGCTGGCCGGGCAGATCCCCGGCTCGGCCGGCTGGGGCGAGGATCCCGACCCGCTGGTCGTGATCGATGGCGAGGGTCGCGAGACCCGGCGCGCGCCAGCGCCGGGCGACCAGCGCGCCTGCTACGCCGGCCTGCGCGACGCCCTGCGGTGCGAGGCGCCGATGCCGGTGCGCGCGATCGAGGCATTGGCGACCATGGCGGTGATCGAGGCCGGCCTCGCCTCCCATCGAGAGGGCCGCGCCGTGTCCGTGCCGCTCACACCGGTCGAGCGGCAGGCGCTCGACCGTCCCGGATTCTGACCCTCGTCAAGCTTCGTCCCAATCGTCCGGAGGATGCTCTGGCCCACGTAAGCGGGGCGAAAGCCGGCACGCGCAGGCTCGGGGCGTCCGGGGTCCGTCCCCGCGATGATCGGGGAGATTCGCCATGCGCCGCCTTTGCCTTGCCTTGTGCCTGTTCGCCACGGTCCTGGTCACGTCGCCGGTTCGCGCCGCCGGCGGCCCGTTCGGCATCGACCACCGCCTGCACTACGACAACAGCGGCATCTGGAAACGCAACAACCAGCTGGCGCTGATGTACGGCAGCATCCTCACCGTCGGCGTCGGCGCGCTGGCGCTCGGCGACAACGACAAGCTCGGCGATACCTTCTGGCGCTCGGTCGATTCGATGGTGATCACCGGCGTCGCCGCCACCGGCATGAAATACACCTTCCGCCGCGAGCGGCCCTCGCACACGGCCAGCCCCGACCAGTGGTTCAAGAGTTCGAGCGCGCAGAGCTTCCCCAGTGGCGAGGTTGCGGCGATCTCCGCGGCGGTGACACCGTTCATCGTCAACTACGGCGACGAACACCCCGCAGTCTACGCACTGGCGCTGCTGCCGGCCTATGACGCCGTCGCGCGCATGAAAGTCCGCGGCCACTGGCAGAGCGACGTGCTGGTCGGCGCCGCGCTGGGCACCGGCATCGGCATCTGGTCGGCGAAGCGCAAGTCGCCGCTGATCCTGAGCTGGCTGCCGGGCGGCTTCCAGGTCGGCTTCATCCACCGCTTCCGTTGAGCGCCTGACAGGCCGCCAGAGGGGGCCCTCCGCGCGGCGATGCGCGGCGACCGGAACCGAGCGGAAGTTCGCGGGATGGTCTGCGCATGCTTGGCCGACACGGTCGGCCGACCCGTTCCACGCTCTCGTCCCGGCGCTCCTGCCCGCGATGAAGACAGGTGACAAACGACACTTCGGGGCGCCATTTGCACCGTGCTAGCTTGATCTGCGACAGGTCGGGGAGACCGGCGAACAGGGAGCAGTGCGCGTGTCCAGCATCAGCGTTGAATCGGTAACCAAGCGGTTCGCCGGCCATACGGCAGTGAGCAATCTTTCGTTGCAGGTACCGTCCGGTGGCATCTATGGCCTGCTCGGCCCCAACGGCGCGGGCAAGTCCACCACCATCCGCCTCATCATGGGCATCCTGCAACCCGACGAAGGACGCATCGCCCTGTTCGGTGCCGGCGGCAGCGGCCGCAACCTCTCCTCACGCATCGGTTACCTCCCCGAAGAGCGCGGTCTCTACAAAAAGATGAAGGTGCTGGATCACCTGGTGTTCCTGGGTGAAGTGAAGGGGATTTCGCGCACCGAGGCGCGGCGTCGCGCAATGGTCTGGCTGGAGCGCCTGGAAATCGCCAACTGGGCGCAGAAGAAGGTGGAGGACCTCTCCAAGGGCATGCAGCAGAAGGTTCAGTTCGCCGGCGCGCTGCTGCACGAACCGGAGCTGGTGATTCTCGATGAGCCGTTCTCCGGCCTCGACCCGATCAATGCCCAGGTCATGAAGGACATCGTGGTGGAGATCGCTGCCGCCGGCCGCACCGTGCTGCTCTCCACCCACGTCATGGAGCAGGCCGAACGCATGTGCGATCGCGTGGCGATCATCGCCCGCGGCAAGCTGGTGGCGAACGGGACCGTGGCGCAGGTGAAGGCCGACTTCGGCGGACGTCACGTCGCACTGGGGTTTTCCGGTAATCGGCCGCTCGCCGATGCGGTGCTCGCCGATCCGCGGCTGATCGCACGGATGGACGACTACGGTGCCAGTGCCGAACTGAAGATGGCTGAAGGCGCACAGCCCGAGCAGCTGCTCACCGCACTGGTCAACGCCGGCGTGGGCCTGCGCCGCTTTGAAGTGGTGGAGCCTTCGCTGCACGCCATCTTCGTGGCCAAGGTCGGCGCCGATCCCGACGCCGCCCCCCTGCCGGTTGCCACCGGAGCCGCCGCATGAACAAGACCTTTGCCGTGATCCGCCGCGAGTACGTGGAGCGCGTGCGTACCCGGGCCTTCCTGATCTCCACGTTGCTGTTGCCGGTGTTCATGGTGGCGATGGCGGTACTGCCGGCACTGTTGATGCGCGGCGGCGACCACACCAGCCGCGTGGCGGTGGTGGATGCCTCCGGCGCCGGGCTGGGTCAACCGGTCATGACCGCGCTCGAGACCGCCACCTTCGGCGGTGGCGCGCAGGTCAGGCCACGCTACGAGCTGACCCTGTTCACCACCGATACCGAACACCTCGACCAGGTACGAAGCGGCCTGATCGCCAAGGCCGGTTTCGCACGGGACACGCAGCCGGATGGCTGGAACGGCGTACTGGTTCTCGACGCGGACACGCTGGCCAGCGGCAAGCTGCACTACTACGGCGATGACGTCAGTTCGCCCAATGGCATGGGCCGGCTGCAACGCGAAATCTCCAAGGCGCTCGCCGGCGTGCGACTGGCGCATGCCGGCGTCGACCAGTCGCTGGTCGCCAAGGCGATGGCGCCCGCGGACGTGGACACCGCCAAGGTCACCGACGGCAAGCTCACCGGACAGAGCGGCAAGGCATCGTTCGTGCTCGCCTACGCGATGGGCTTCATCCTCTATATCGCCATACTGTCCTACGGCAGCCGCACGCTGACCTCCGTCATCGAGGAAAAGAATTCCCGAATCATGGAGGTGCTCACCTCCTCGCTCACCCCGTTCCAGATGCTGATGGGCAAGGTGCTGGGCGTGGGACTGGCCGGCCTGACCCAAATGGCGATATGGGTGGGCACGGCCCTCGTGCTCGGCAGCCAGGGCCCGCATCTGGCCGGCGCATTCGGCATCGGCGCTGCCGCAGGAAATTCCGCCATTCCCAGCATGCCGCCATCGTTGCTGGCGGTGTTCCTGCTCTACTTCACGCTGGGCTTCCTGATCTACGGTTCGCTGTACGCAGCGATCGGCGCGATGTGCAACACCATCCAGGAGGCGCAGCAGTACGCCGTCTTCGTCACCATGAGCATCGTGGTCGGCTTCATGTCGATGTTCGGGCTGATCAACAACCCCTCGGGCATGCTGGGCACCACTATGTCCTTCATCCCGTTCTTCGCTCCGTTCACCATGCCCGTCCGCTGGTCGATGACCGCCGTGCCACTCACGCAACTGGCGCTGTCACTGGGCCTGATGGTGCTGGGTCTGCTGGCCTGCGTGTGGCTGGCCGGGCGCATCTACCGCACCGGCATTCTGATGTACGGCAAGAAGCCAAGCTGGGGCGAACTGTGGCGGTGGATCCGGGCATAGCGCGCCGGACACGAAAACGGCAGCCCCGAGGCTGCCGTTTCTGCACCGATAGACTGAAGCAGCGACCGCTTCAGAACGGAATGTCGTCGTCGTCGAAACCGCCGGTGTCCGCCGGAGCAGGCGCCTGCCGGGGCATATCGTTGCCGCCACGCTGGAAGTCGTTGTTGTTGCCGCCGCGACCACCGCCGTAACCACCACCGCCGCCACCGGAACGGCCACCGCCGCCCTGGCCCCGCTGCTGGTAGCCGCCACCACCGCCACCGCCGCCCATGCCACCTTCGCTGCCGCCGCCGAGCATCTGCATCTCGCTGGCAACGATGTCGGTGCTGTAGCGCTCCACGCCCTGCTTGTCGGTGTACTTGTCGGTGCGCAGCGAGCCTTCGATGTAGATCTGCCGGCCCTTCTTCAGGTACTCGCCGGCGATCTCGGCGAGGCGACCGAACAGCTTCACACGGTGCCACTCGGTGCGCTCCTGCTTCTCGCCGCTCTGCTTGTCGGTCCAGCTCTCGGAGGTGGCGACGCTGAGCGTGGCGATGGCGGTGCCACTGCCGGTGTAACGCACTTCGGGATCGGCGCCCAGATTGCCGACCAGGATGACCTTGTTGATACCACGTGCCATGGAACTACCTCGCTGTGCTTGACCGGCCCGGAAGGCCGGCCGGCGGTCGTGGATGACCGGATGGTGTCGGCCGGCTCCGGAATGGCCCCCTATCATAGCCCGAGCCTACCGCCGCGGCTCGGCTTGTGCCCTGCCCCCCCCCCCCCCTCCCGCCGCATCCGCGGCCTATCGACACGCGTAAGCAACATGACCGGCGCCCATCCCACTGCGCCGACCGCTCCCGCCGGCGTGGAGGCCGACCTTGAGGACCATCTCCCTGTTGCCCGTGCTCGCGGGCCTGATCCTGGCCGCGGCTTCGACCGGCCGAGCCGTGGGCGCCGCGCCCACGGACAGCAGCGGCATCCGCCAGCTCGAGGGCCGGGCCTACGCCACCGGCGACGGCCACCTGATGTACACCGAGAGCCACTGGCTCTACGCCGACCACGGCGTGCCCGCCCGACTGGTGCTGTATCGCTGCCCCGACGGGCGACCGTTCGCGCGCAAGTGGCTGCGCGAGGACGGTCCGTCGCAGGCGCCGGACTTCGAGCTGACCGATGGCCGCAGCGGCTACCGCGAAGGCGTGCGCCGGACCGGTGACGGCCGGGTGGTGTTCACGCAACCGGGCGGCGGGTCCACCGAGCGGAGCGCGAAACTGCCCGATTCGCCCGATCTGGTGATCGACGCCGGCTTCGACGCCTACATCCGCCAGCACTGGGACCGCCTCGGCCGCGGCGACGCCGAAACGGTGCCCTTCCTGATCCCCAGCCGGCTGGGCGCGCTCGACTTCAAGGTGCGCCGCCTCGACGACGCGGTGGTCGAGGGGCGGCCGGCCCGTCGCTACCGGCTGGGGCTGGCCAGCTGGATCGGTTTCGCGCTGCCGCACATCGACGTGGCATACGACGCCGCGAGCCGCGAACTGCTGCAGTTCGTCGGGCTGGCCAATATCCGCGGCAGCAACGGCGACAACGTGCGGGCAAGAATCGTGTTCGACCCGGTCGCCGCGCGCCCGGCCACGCCCGAGGCGCTCGAAGCGGCACGGACCCAACCGCTGGACGGCCGCTGCCCGATTCCCTGAGCGGGCGGTTCAGGCGACGCGGTCGTGCGCTCCGCTGTGCTCGGCCGGCAGGGTGGCCACCGGGTAACCTGCCTCCTGCCAGGCCTCCAGCCCTCCCTGCAGCGGGCGCACGTTGCGGTAACCCAGCGACATCAGCAGGCTGGCGGCCTTGGCCGCCGAGACCTCGTTCGGACAGCTGCAGTAGATCACCAGCTCGCGGTCCCGCGGCACGTCGGCCAGGG is part of the Dyella thiooxydans genome and harbors:
- a CDS encoding GH92 family glycosyl hydrolase, encoding MSRVPAPRLSVLVPLLLAASSALAGTALPSPAGAVNPLIGSSHGGNTFPGAMRPFGMLQWSPETTRGKHNRTTAPGGYAYDHPRIRGFALTHLSGTGCAGASGDIPFMPITTAVTRSPSADATDSRYASDFSHTDETAEAGYYRVKLANGSTVALTAAMRSGMADIDFPAGRPAHLLIRASDSEVGSSDAHVAVDPATRTVTGSVTSGNFCGYLARADRKSYYTLYFVAKFDQPFSAGGTWVDGTVHKGARAARGGTTYGRKGFFPDGKGSGAWIDFGDRGARVGVRVGISYVSLANARANLKAEIPKGTPFATVREEATRSWNEDLGRIAIDGGTPDQRTTFYTALYHVMMHPNVYSDVNGQYRGFDQKTHSVTGTQEMQYANFSGWDIYRSHLQLVTWLDPKRGSDIAQSLYNQAKQNHGEWDRWTHNSGGTHVMSGDPAVPALADIVAFGGHDFDLAGAYASLKKAATVVTAHDLSDAGCNVECVGERPSLDQWLKLHYIASQSHAWGGAGETLEETTADFALSELARRVGDEKGRAQFLTRAGYWRNLFNPNATPEGGYIQNRNADGSWPKFTPDTDDGFVEGSASVYLWMVPYDIHGLFDTLGGKATATRRLDAFFHTPDGKWALTHTGPLHAELDNEPSVATPWLYDYTGQPWKTQEAVRIVTDTIWKNTPDGIPGNDDLGEMSSWYVWAALGMYPEIPGRAELVLGSPLFPHAVIHGSGGDVTIDAPGASVDTPFVQSLTVDGQPHDKPWLSAALVEHGGTLHYVLGSQADTRWGAGNAGEPPSFPPPHS
- a CDS encoding M1 family metallopeptidase codes for the protein MRIPSMRHAAALAMLFGAALPLHAANTTSGSFNPLETFAPFAYPHASNAMRDAAGKPGPLFWQNRADYTIQASLDPVARKLTGSETITYSNHSPDALDVIWLQVEQNRYTKDARGAFGGGKFPTEFTDGEHIRSVEVEDASGHKQKAKWVISDTRMQVILPAPLKARDGKLKLHIAWDYTVPGEFGGRTDWNANRQGDIFEMAQWYPRVCVYDDLRGWDTQPFLNSEFYLEYGNFDYRITVPSDMIVVGSGELLNPQDVLTTTEIKRLDQARHSDATVMIRTAAEVTDPASRPKQGGTLTWHFAIRNARDAVFGASRAYIWDAARINLPGGKTALAMSAYPVESAGDQAWGVATQDLKKSVEFFSRTYFPYPYPVAINEAGTAGGMEYPGITFDHKKAAGPVLRMLIAHEIGHTWFPMIVGSNERRDAWMDEGFNTFVDVYEAEAFDGGKYAPKRDSEYAPGKGTPADQIAALLKDPDAPPPMTYADAVKEKYRHPITYFKTAFGLVLLREQIVGPERFDPAFRRYIATWAYRHPSPSDFFRFMDSETGEDLNWFWRGWFEHNWQFDMSVDKAAPAAGGWKNGADITVSNHDKLVLPNTLELTYADGSKRDVRIPVETWMQHTSYVVHVDSTQPVTSVVLDPKHDLPDADRGNDTITVK
- a CDS encoding oxidoreductase, giving the protein MTAYPPIRVGLIGYGYAGKTFHAPLISATPGMELVAVASRDAAKVHADLPGMRVLPTPDALIADDGIDLVVIATPNDTHAPLASAALRAGRHVMIDKPMALDLAEARALVALADASPGQLSVFHNRRWDSDYLSVKQAIDEGAIGEVVHFESHIDRYRPTVRDRWRESAGPGAGIWYDLGPHLVDQALQLFGLPARVHAALAIQRAGGLSDDWAHVRLDYGVRQVIVHASMLVAGGARRFVVHGTRGSLVKTGADRQEAQMLAGQIPGSAGWGEDPDPLVVIDGEGRETRRAPAPGDQRACYAGLRDALRCEAPMPVRAIEALATMAVIEAGLASHREGRAVSVPLTPVERQALDRPGF
- a CDS encoding phosphatase PAP2 family protein, whose amino-acid sequence is MRRLCLALCLFATVLVTSPVRAAGGPFGIDHRLHYDNSGIWKRNNQLALMYGSILTVGVGALALGDNDKLGDTFWRSVDSMVITGVAATGMKYTFRRERPSHTASPDQWFKSSSAQSFPSGEVAAISAAVTPFIVNYGDEHPAVYALALLPAYDAVARMKVRGHWQSDVLVGAALGTGIGIWSAKRKSPLILSWLPGGFQVGFIHRFR
- a CDS encoding ABC transporter ATP-binding protein translates to MSSISVESVTKRFAGHTAVSNLSLQVPSGGIYGLLGPNGAGKSTTIRLIMGILQPDEGRIALFGAGGSGRNLSSRIGYLPEERGLYKKMKVLDHLVFLGEVKGISRTEARRRAMVWLERLEIANWAQKKVEDLSKGMQQKVQFAGALLHEPELVILDEPFSGLDPINAQVMKDIVVEIAAAGRTVLLSTHVMEQAERMCDRVAIIARGKLVANGTVAQVKADFGGRHVALGFSGNRPLADAVLADPRLIARMDDYGASAELKMAEGAQPEQLLTALVNAGVGLRRFEVVEPSLHAIFVAKVGADPDAAPLPVATGAAA
- a CDS encoding ABC transporter permease, producing MNKTFAVIRREYVERVRTRAFLISTLLLPVFMVAMAVLPALLMRGGDHTSRVAVVDASGAGLGQPVMTALETATFGGGAQVRPRYELTLFTTDTEHLDQVRSGLIAKAGFARDTQPDGWNGVLVLDADTLASGKLHYYGDDVSSPNGMGRLQREISKALAGVRLAHAGVDQSLVAKAMAPADVDTAKVTDGKLTGQSGKASFVLAYAMGFILYIAILSYGSRTLTSVIEEKNSRIMEVLTSSLTPFQMLMGKVLGVGLAGLTQMAIWVGTALVLGSQGPHLAGAFGIGAAAGNSAIPSMPPSLLAVFLLYFTLGFLIYGSLYAAIGAMCNTIQEAQQYAVFVTMSIVVGFMSMFGLINNPSGMLGTTMSFIPFFAPFTMPVRWSMTAVPLTQLALSLGLMVLGLLACVWLAGRIYRTGILMYGKKPSWGELWRWIRA
- the ssb gene encoding single-stranded DNA-binding protein, which gives rise to MARGINKVILVGNLGADPEVRYTGSGTAIATLSVATSESWTDKQSGEKQERTEWHRVKLFGRLAEIAGEYLKKGRQIYIEGSLRTDKYTDKQGVERYSTDIVASEMQMLGGGSEGGMGGGGGGGGYQQRGQGGGGRSGGGGGGYGGGRGGNNNDFQRGGNDMPRQAPAPADTGGFDDDDIPF